The genomic region taaaattcctcccggaaatagccctccaaagttggtccacatcgaaattatcgggtttatcggtatagttggtgggcacttcaagaccgaaaatgtaggcaaattgatcaagggaaagactatggtctaggttgcacaacctaaacccCATGCCCACAGTTGTACgggtattcgttacaatgcgaaggctactcaaaaattcaagggtgagactaaggtacgtctcctcatgggcatggaaaagttttccaatcccaaggccatcaaagaacatctcggtagggtaccttatcttaaggatttccaacaccctagtatctatgaattgagtgggttcatagttcttacctagcaatttgacaaagttcttgcggtggtcatcggattcaaaaagcacctcttggaagtactcaagttgttcaattcctcctctcattaagggacggaagttccttggtagcgctacctctcgcggagttgaggaggatgatcccttgcgtttccttccggtggattcaacaaacttcttggccttgcctttgaggttcatcatcttgaagttgaggaaatgggggttttgttggcttttgatgtgaggggagtgttgttgaggaaggagatgagtgttttagggtttgataaggtgaataaatgagagagaaagggggtgattttatagaagaagggggaatccgagcggataagggtgggaccCGGCCGGATTATTCGAGAAAAAGGcagcaatccgggcgtctttcatgcgggacgggcgtcttgtgccagtagaagacgggcgtcttccttcaaaTCCGTGCGAATTCTAAGATAGGGGTTCAACAATTTTGGGAGCAGGAAGAAGATGGGCGTCTTCTGTGttgagacgggcgtcttgctcgggacgggcgtcttctcagaaatacgctcggatttcctggcagTTTCAAAATCTTGTTTCAGATGacattcaggacgggcgtcccgtggagaaaACGAGCGTCTTCTTTCAGGACGGGTGTCTTGTGCTGAATCCGCCCGGGTTCTGAGACAGTGCCAACCATTTAAGTGACGAGGGTCCTGGACGGacgtccaggcctcgggacgggcgtcttcagcttcttttcttcttctttctttcttttcctttcacaatcataccctttcatcaatttgctattcctccttatctttttctgaaatttgctcaataaagatgtaagatgactctctctttcactactctcatgcaagaaatcaaatgcaaatgcaagaatgtacaatattatataaAGTAaaggggtccaagaaatatcatacaaatggtggtttaagataggactccaccaaactagttcaaattgtagaaattcttatccatagagctcaaggctcttaataagagatcaaaagcttgtgaacaagcaccaaatagacacaagtatgggttgctccatttgaacatgaaatttggccaatgaagcttgtaaaatgttctttttcttgctttctccttggcactagagctttcccaatgtttccaataaacaagcccatgattcttgtcaatactaggcatgaagtatggttcattttcatccgtagacttccactcaccaacttcttcttcaatctcggtaatgatgatagcattttgatttctCAACCCTTCCAAGGTGGgaggagaattttcatggctttgatgatcgagttccttagaagttgacattgtgggtgccaaacttccacgagtagcttcacgagcaagcttctgtttgagctttttcaccaagtagttTTTGTACgatactttggccttttgaagaaggtccaccatatcctcttcaatgatcattggctccatgataggtgtcaagtagtcttcatgaggaataggggaaggacgttcttcttcattatagggtatctcaaatgtctcaaggataggctcctcaagcaaggtgatattacgagtccatcctttaggctcatcatcattgttgctatcttcatatgaatcataaatgggggctttatttaactctttctccaatgtctcaatattcacttcaaaggacacaccctcatactcacaaaggctaagagtacttggcttactcaacctcatgtcttcctcatcaaacacaacactttcatagtcacaagagctcaaggagattgtctcttcccacttcacatcttcttcatcaaaggtcattgcctcaaattcacattcatgttcaatgctcaaggattggtggggagtgtttgtttgggttgctttcatttgggcaattttaattgccaactcctcaccatgggtaacaatgctttggagaacattgttcctattttggctctcctctagaatttgtgtgaagaaattttgttggtctcccatcatttggagaaccatatcttgaatgtcaaagttgggctcatctttttgttgtgggtgggtgtgaaagtgctcatattgtggcatttggaattggttgcaaagtgagttttgggtgggtggttgttgttgatattggatgtggtggttttggtgggaaaatttccggtagtggttaggattttcattgtacaaatagtaaggtaggtttgtgtcgacttgctcctcaaactccccatacccatagtcatactcaaaaaatccaacacatactccatatgtaaagtcttgagccatcatagctaagacaaggaaacaactacaagcatggaaactacacaaaaacggtaagaacaatccttgaggaacaagttcctcaaggttaaagcaaaatcaaaatagacaaacaagtaagaacttaatcacatagcaccgtccccggcaacggcgctattTTGATTCgagtgatgtcgtcactcatccaatcaaacacatttataatactcaacaaacaactagttagcggtaagtagaggtcgatccatgggatggtgtgctttgggttctaagtctatctatctcaatttatgctcgtgtcacaatttgtttgggtttgtagttgtgtcctaggctaatacaagcaataaagtaaaacaagcaataaaaggaaagatgtaaacaaatgattaaaagtgctaggatatcatggggtcataggggattcatggtgttgatcaaacaaacatgtttacaaagttgcaagcaattaatgttgtgaaggaaccgagttagtttatgtcttacggttcataggaagagttgggtcccggagccgaatcgattagattgtacaacacctacaagtcgacttactttcctcctattcaacttctatgcatggtctaacaagactcgagttggtttatatcttacaagtcaagttgagtagataagagatggttgtaaatgcaaggattcataggcttagcatttcatcaaacataacatgtgcataaagttgacatcacaacaagcaagcaatttgattatgaaaacatattagtttaagcattaatcaatcccatgtttatttctcttaattacccactaatcctagtttagtaactactcactcattatcatggagaacatgtcattaatggtgtcaaacataataacaagtgtaaacatgataagagaatgaggaaataaacaataaagagtaaagggtaaaagaattataccaaacttgagatgattccaaataataaagcaaagaataatagaagaaacttgattgattgatgaagggttgtcaatcctccaataataacccaataatcttcaattacccaaaagtgatgaacttgaataataaacttgaacaataattaaggagagattaatgtgagatatatggaaagattgagattaatctattctaatctactcctaatctaatctaagaaagcttgatttaatctaaggaaactttatTATAGTCTAATAAAACTTCATAAAAGCTCCCCCTTTTGGTTATTTACAagtgggggtatttatagtagaggttcattaggttaactaaggctaaattagtaattacacttttgagtttagagcagggaaacgctagtctttttggaaggatgggcatctttcttgaagcttgaagaaacgaaatttgctgtaagggaatccgggcgtccaaggaggaagacgggcggattgttgaggtggtgcacgggcgtcttcgtgggaatccactcggattctttggaggaatTCAGGCGTCTTTGTTGCTGGGACACACAGGTTGTCactgcaggacgggcgtcttgtgggtaaGTCGCTCGTCTTCTGTGACAGAACCCTATTCCTTTACTTCCTTTTTATTCTTGTAgaattggtctttagttcttgcttcctcttcatactagtccatcaaatatcgtcaaatagcttccgaatacgcacgaaagacgggaatttccgccttattatcttctttcctacaaaacaaatgaaatgcgatagaaaagcaaataggaaggttttgacggataaaatggccatagaatgttataatagtatgaaaaatagCCTCAATTAGAGGAccaaatgtgctcaaataatggtcacatcacctgcctaccattccacacccaTAGTATATGCCGACAGACAATGCCATGCCTATCAAACAGCTTACATGCACATTTGCTCTCGTTAGTTTTGGTGTTAAATTCAACTCGGAAGCTTCCGTGCTTCAGTACATCACGAACGTCATGGTACTCCACTGCCTCTACTGTTGTCAAACTCCCGACCCCCATGCTGCATATCTCATGTTTGACTTCATTCTGAAAGTCTGCAAAGATAGGATGTGTGTAGACAAGTGAGGCATGCATCTCTACCTTCATTGGCCCTACTTTCTCGAGCATACTATGCTCATTGGCAGTGTCCATCCTCCTTTGTGTATGCCTTTGCTGTTCTATTGCGGAATTGTACCTCATCCAGAACTCGACAAGGGTTCCAAAGTGGCTTTCAAACCGCTTGAAATAGCTGTTTGAACTTTCGGATCTCTGGGTTGTTCGCAACAAACAACCTAGAGGCAGATCCCGAAAGTATGCCGGTATCCACTTTTGTCTGATTGCAAAGACATACTTCAACCACCGGTTGCTTTGCATACCATGTGCTTCAATAACAGATTTTCGATTCTGTCCAAATTAAATGCGGTTCGAGGTCGACATCCCAAACAACGGCATTTATATCGGTCATAAATTCCGTATCATTGCAGATTGCCCTTCCCACTTTCTCAGGCATTTtctgcatgatatgccacatgcagtacTTGTGCATAGAATGCTTGAAGACATTTGGGCAAGCCTTTTTAATTCCAGGGCACTGGTCTGTAATTACACAGTGAGGTTGCTGCTGCCCCATTGCTTCGAGGAATTTTTTAAAAATCCACTCAAATGAATCCTAACTCTCGAAGTCAAGTAATCCAGCTACAAAAGTTAccgtcttcttgttgtggtctactccggtgaacggagtaaacaccatgaaatatttgtttgtcccataagtagggtcaaacgatatcgtgtctccatataacttgtagttgtttatcccttccttatcagcccaaataacttcatcaagcatttgttctcatcCTGATCATAAGTAAAATAGAACCCCTTTGTTTCAGCCAGCATTTTGAAATCCCCAATGAACATACTAGCATCCTtatccccaatgtaacacttgatatttcgtttgaagtttttgaagtctagcaaagaggcaccgatattttgataaccatttgagtattctttgagaattctgaagctcaatgttggacctatgttgagcttagtatgatcaataatggtcCTCTTAATGTAGTCATGGACGTCCCTTGAGAGCTTTTGGAACTCCCTCTTTTTGAcagagtaaagagagtgattgtgaacgtcTACAAAGACATCCACAATATACCCAGCCGTTCTGTCTTCTGTTTTTTCACAGGTTCTCAACCTCATGTGCGCCTTGTAGCCACACCTTGTCAGAGCATGCTTCTTTGGGTGTCTAATTCATCGCTCTTTGTTCTCTACTGTACTCAAATTACCAGCTTCGTGATTTGTTGCTTCAAGTCGCAATTTTCTTTTCATATCCCTATACCCCTGTCTGTTATAGACCAGTGATTTGACGCTGACGCCCCCCTTATATTGcgcatttgtgtaccttctcacatcaaatccGCAAGCCAATGCATATATCTTTGTAGAACTGCATCTTGCATcgtccaaggtaagaaagaacatgccacGTTTAGGCGTAAAATCACTCTCAACAGTCCTTACCCATCGCTCGCACCCCGGGTGTCTTCTTTGTAATGAAGAGTtggaacaaactcatcgtttTTTCTTGCCCGAACAGGTTGGCTGGTgaatatattgttattagaagaatccccaatagttaagactgcattgtcttcaacaatagacACGATAGAAAGATCTGGGACGAGTAAATTATTATAATGAGTACGATCAGTGGACAACAAAatgacaataacatcacaataaaagAGTAGCATGGGGAGAGATTATTATTATAATGAATACTCTCTTATCAGTAGCATATTTTCATGCTAatgcacaataatatcacaacaatagtaCCATAATATCGAATAAACAAGACAATAATATCATCATGTTTCTCTACTTTTACAATAATAGTAGTAAAGAATATCGAATACCGAGACTCGATTCTACTTTATTACATACGAGATAATCTTTGTATTTATTATGTTACTCTTTTGCAAGGCATATATTTTCATGCTACtgcacaataatagcacaataatattataataatatcacaataataaATCGAATAATATAATCATGTTCTTTGATCTttgttacaataatagtacattaatatcgaataacgagttctctttttctactctaatacaaACCAGAGAAAGATACAATAATATCGAATAACAATTTGAGAAAtacatagaaatcaataattgatttataaacaaCGGCGGATAAAGAGATAAGAATCAATAACAAGATACTGTTTCCATATTTACTGTCGAGTTGATTTCTTCGCTAACATTGTTATTAATCtcgttgtccatcttttatacctgaaaatagtaaaatcaagtattcaattcaattaaaatcaacgaatttcacgaattttacattaattccgaaaatacgattgaatacactaaaaatcaacgaatttacattACCTGTAATTCGATTGCAGCTAAAAATCAACGATTTTGTGTAATCTTATTAGGTTTTTTATGAGATTGCTATAGTCGACGTTCTGATTTTTGTGTTTCTCTGTTTTTGATTTGtatgtagagagagagagagaatatcgTTTGAATGAAGTTTCTGTTTTCATGTTTCAGAtgcttttgtatttttcgatttttccttttttttttctaatttatcatttaatcttagcccttgatttcttttaatctcagcccttgatttccccaactcacaactcaccataagaccccaactcacgatattccgcctctatatatatatatttaggatccagtgagaacggtgagaacgcactatatacattagaatatatatacaagatttacttttttttttttttttttttttttttaccaaatctcagatacgcttttgactatcgtaggtacactgattctatatacactttttaataatgtagatacatttttttttaccaattctCAAATACgcttttgactatcgtaggtacacttttcCCTAGAATTCTATGTACACTTTTTAATaaagtagatacacttttttttttttttttttttttttttttttttttacaaaatcttaGGTACACTAAAACATATCATAGATACATTTTTTCCCAAATATAATaccaaaaccaaaccacctaGATACACAAATGAGTATACTAGATACACGAATATGTAATCTAGATACATATATATTGAGAGTAGTCGTATACACAAACGACAACTCAAATTTCAAAATCCAataaaaaacccccaaattgcaaaccctaattttcaaACACCACATCATCACCCTAACTACCACCACCAACCGGCGACCATAAACCCACATCATCACCCTAACTACCACCATTAATTCACCACCGTAATGGCGTCACCATTGCCAGCGACATCATCATCACCTCAGATGGCACCAGAGATTGTGGTGGCGACGGTGAAGCGACTCGCGGATAAGGGAATGATGACCGGTAAGATAACATTTACCTGCATTTTATTTCAATCTATTGCCATCTATCGTCGACCTGTCCCGCGCCGGTAGATTCGAACTCGTCGGCGAATTCTATCCCATGTAACGCCGTCAGGGAGGTCGAGCAGGCGAAAGTCGAAATAAGAGAAAGAAGACTCCAGATCTGGTGTTTGCAAATCGGAAATGTATGGGATTGGTGGTGTTTAATGGTGTCACCGGATGTTCGACTATGGTGGTTGTTGTCGACTGCCATCGCAAATAAAAAATGTAGGGCCTTGTTAGTGGTCGAAGTCGATTGTCGTTGCCGTCAGCAGGGAAATCGCGCCGGCATCAAGGAAGTTCGCGGCAGTTTGCCGGagttgttggtgattgttgacAGCGATGGCGACAAGTGGTAGTTGGCGACGGCAGggtggttggtggtgatgggGCAATTTGATGGGTGGTTGGAGTTTGATGAG from Silene latifolia isolate original U9 population chromosome 3, ASM4854445v1, whole genome shotgun sequence harbors:
- the LOC141649409 gene encoding protein FAR1-RELATED SEQUENCE 5-like translates to MGQQQPHCVITDQCPGIKKACPNVFKHSMHKYCMWHIMQKMPEKVGRNRKSVIEAHGMQSNRWLKYVFAIRQKWIPAYFRDLPLGCLLRTTQRSESSNSYFKRFESHFGTLVEFWMRYNSAIEQQRHTQRRMDTANEHSMLEKVGPMKVEMHASLVYTHPIFADFQNEVKHEICSMGVGSLTTVEAVEYHDVRDVLKHGSFRVEFNTKTNESKCACR